The genomic region ATCCAGATACTGTGTTTTTTTGATGAGACCGACCACAGTGCCGGCAATGGGGGAAAAAGCGAAAGCAATAGCCAGCGTCACACCCAGATTTTCCGAATGAGAAAGTGAAGCGTAAAAGCTCCACATGCCCAAACTGCCGGCGATGATACCGCCGCCGATGATGATCATCAGCCAGGCGCGATAATTTTCCGGCGTTCCAATGGATTTCCACGCCGGAATGGAAATCGCGCCCAAAATA from Calditrichota bacterium harbors:
- a CDS encoding EamA family transporter — translated: MRPYILYAILAGTFWGLGGYFEKAGLLAMKMPAIAGITLRTAVALIILGAISIPAWKSIGTPENYRAWLMIIIGGGIIAGSLGMWSFYASLSHSENLGVTLAIAFAFSPIAGTVVGLIKKTQYLDWKTGLGLAAIVLGMVLIQLAKEPGK